The genomic window GGATTCGTTCTCGATCGTGCAACGCGCAAAAGCGGACGTCGGCCGTCGGGGGTCGCTTTGGTCGACGTCTACTAATCGGAACGGACTTTTGCGTTGTCCCTTAGTCGATTTCACTTTTACGTAGAAGTTTTTTTCaccaattgataaaaatagcaGTAAACCTATCCTAACGAACAGCTGTCCCGCCGTCTCTTTACTGTTGTGTGAAATGGGTAGGTAGTGCTAACTGCTAAGTGCAGACTGCAAACGCAGTAGATATTATAGGtgcgtattattaataacaacagATGCAGTAAAATAGTATAAGGTATAATcacaaagtaaataaaaatatgaaattgattTTACTCTTTACTCCGTTGTGTagttgtgtttttaatttttatcagccAAAGAATAAAATAGACAATGGCAACAgccaacaaaattaataacagtaGACAAAAGGCCTCTTATTATTCAACACTGTTTATCCCTCACCTATAGACACCAAGTAACTTAAACTTATTCTGGTACTGTTAAGGATACCTTGAGGTTTTTACCATTTTGTTCTTATCTATAAAGTATCAATGCACTacgtaatgataaaaaaataatttcgaaaTTAATGACGACGACAAGTCGACAACTATTATTCGATATGTCATTAACATTAATCTCACAATATTGACACAATTGAcgatttataggtatacaacaaTTAATACCATCAATTTAcgattacaaacatttttattgatattattataatatccaattatactaatattaggtAGATAAGAccatgaaaatttttttttttatttattattagtagaatatcaataaaaataatatttatgttttaggtAGACTgaggaattattatattacgagatttactatcaaaacaactgtgttttattttaatttaataaatacaataatggcTCATCATTTCAAGGAAGAAGACATTGATGGTAAGGCATCAGTTTATTGTAAACACTGTAAaccaaataattacttatattgaCCTAATATTTGTTCTATATTTTGcaccttaatattttttttttcagaatttagagaatgcttttatttatttgctaGAGAAGgaacaattaataaactagATGAACTGAGTGTAATTATGCGATCCCTAGGAATGAGTCCAACAAttactgaattaaaaaaatacttttcagAAAATAGTAAGTACAATTAgatatctaattaaatttttaaaaaaatgattatatgtatgtatatattgaaactatttaatttatctatgtaaaaatttgtagatataacataatatttttacttaatcatAGGTAAATGCcataaatacacaatacatctgtataggtattcaatgttaattttattttaaaaaagaaatatattaattttctagaTTGTTTATCTAAAGAATCCTAGGCTATATAGAtactgataaatataatttttattataaaatgattgtaattactgagttatttataattatttattatttaatttacaaatttacaattgttcaataattaactaatgaatataataattagaaagtatttattgtactcaattttaatgcaataattagaacttaaaaaaaagatcaaGAAATATCCTAAATGAAAGTGcattttaacttcaataatATCCTTTAAAAATGACCCATACTtttgaaatctaaaaaaaatttaatggatATATAAgtgatagtttaaaatattgatttttaaaacttcatttttgaatctgaattattttttttaaacagattttttaactattttacctGATAAATTGCGAGCATTGCtttgaataatgatataatcagtataatcataaataaaatgattgacaaatgataaattgtaaaaatatcttaaaataaaaatataaatcaaagcttattctatttttttgcagatggaaaattacattttccagAATTTCTGAAGGTAATGCACAATCATTGCCGTGTAGAAAAATTACCTAATGAAATTTTAGCAGCTTTTAAAGCTAGCGATCGTCAACACAGCGGAACTATTCATAGTAAACATCTTAAACATCTGTTGCAAGGTTGGGGAGAACATTTAAATAGCAAAGAAGGTATGTTATTCATTGTACTAACTGATCttgatgatttaaatatatatacttaatttatttcagttgAACAAATTTTTCGTGAAGCCAATGTCCATCCAAATGGCAAAGTTAACTATGatgaatttgtaaaaattgctTGTGCACCAATtcctgattattattaattatcacatttgtaaatattaattaaattatttggccTTAATTGTGTTGGTTGATGTATTCCTCATATGTTGTGAAATGtcatttataatgtttgttttttattcacatattTCTTAGTATACTTGAATTTACactggaaaatattaaaaatgtatacttccAAAAATGCtctaaatgattatatttaaatattattattaattgttactagtttagaaatttattttttatacaatactataatactaatttataaatgaagggtttatatacacatgcatattttttttttttttttttaattagtaaaaaccATATAATTTCACTATAAGCAtataagacaatataatatataatttatatttattgaaagatAGATAAATATCAAgcatagtattaattattaatttaatgtttccaattctcattttctattttctaggCAAAATAAGTATTGTTATCAAGAGTCAAATAAGGAGGAGAGACACAAAAATACTAcctaatcaatttaaattccaaaaaaaatagtatacatgtTAAttgggttaaaaaaaatgaagtaagTTACCATGACACTTgcttaatatgataaaaataatgtaaaattatatattatcatttataatccaCTCATaaccgataaaaaatatttttatgtttggtGCATTGTTGATGTTACTACAGCATACCATTACTAAAGATGGACTTACTAAGTTTTAAACTTGGTGAAAATTAGGATCTGTAAATTTTACTGGAGTTAAGGGAAATTtctatcatcataataatgctattacaataaattgtatttagttgCATTTTATTGCTCCtactaaaatgtacctatgtacaatgattaggtaataatttggAAACTAATGCAGTTTAATTCCCTCTtgctacttttattattttttttttttttttaactattttaaagatatctaacttggtaaattaatatgtaatatctaCATtgcatataagtattaaatatgacAACTTGTAAAGGTTCTCTAGGCCTCTTTTTCGATGCGGCATTGGCCTCTTTTGAGTGAAAATAGTGCACCTTTGCGGAGGGTTGGGAGCGGTCTCTCCAAAGTTAAACGGTGAGAAAAATCCTACCTTTTGGTGTAAACAGGTAATTTAACAAGTGCATACCAATAGGAACTTaagtaaatgattatttattttatgcagaatatatatattatttatgtcaaGTGGGTGACTACAAAGTACAAATAGTTATAACCAAATTCTGATTGAACTATTGTCTTCAGACAATACAATAcaggatgatttttttttatcatgaacCAGTTAATATATCGGTAAGTATtggtagttttaaaataatttttttaaactttctaggttttaatggttttactgttttacactatcttaaaattttaataattttaactccCCCCTCCCTTATTAGATAAAACActcaatttttgatttgttttattatcgaTAACGAAAATCTATAAacatactgaaaaaaataattttaacgtttacaataggtacctagtactacctactacctactcAATTTGAGTAATCCGTTTGCGAGTTATGaacgtttaaataatcattaaattcgCTGCTACTAGTGCTACTAGGCAATTTATCAAACCCAAAAGTAAAAACCAGaagtcaaaacaaaattttatgtcGATTTAACGATATCTATAACAACCATAACCGATAAGATTATAAGAactaataacgataataagtataatagtcATACTAATCGGACCTTCCTATCCTATCACTACGCCACCCAGAACACTGCAGAgtctataatagtattatctctattctatacagtatactgtataggaTATTAGGAtaggaataaatataaatttcccaGTAGCAGCATTGCagaaaattaaatgcattttttaaacgttCATAAGTCGCAAACGGATTCGGGATTACtcaaattaagtaggtactgtaaacggaaaaattatttttcaatttgttaaTAGATTTTCgttaggtaggtatctaaaataggtattgctatttgaaaatcaatagtTGATACTGTGGATAgcgttttatatataataagagggacagttataattatcaaaattataatacagtgtaaaacagtaaaaactagaaagttttaagaaaatatgtttaaaaattcctaATACTTACCGAGTTATATTGTCTAgttcatgataaaaaaaatcactctgtatacacgtaggtacttaaacttaaggtacaaaattttattcataccaCGTTTTTTTATCGCGAATTTACGACTAACGTACAATACTCCTTAGAGTACGCGCAAATGTGTAATAAgtggtatataagtatatttatgaaatttaaataattaggtatgaaTCAAAAACTAAGTTCGAGTGAAAAATTTAGATTGCACCTATGTCCATATGTACAGGGTGGGACAGTGAATCggacgattttaaaataaatacggaAAGCCCTGCAATTGATAAATAACCGGACAATTTTCCCCCGGACATTCCCCCCCCTCCGACTGTTTTTTGTCATAGTAGGACATTTTCCCcccatttttttaaagtttattatttagtaagaaattattttttttcataaatataataaaaattgtataataaaacgtaaaaaaattatataagtataaaaggttaaaaatatttatgaaatatagtcTAAAAATTTcgacataaaaatgatatattaattttgtaaaaaacatttaatttctgacactttttatatatctaagcacatattttgtaatcgtctttcatatttattatatctttttttttttgttaaaaaaaccgTAGGTacctgttttaatttttaatagtttattaattttagatactagcgaataatacaatatgctagtactattacttttttatttagacaatcttttaattaatataatattactattattttattgtttcaactTTCAAGTAGTTGAGttgatcaaaaatatacatctactataataggtaattatagtataattgattatatttataaaaaaaaattatattttactggaaaaaaaataatttcttattaaatattaaataataaacttaaaaaaaaatggggggAAAATGTCCGCATCGAAAATATGTTGGGGGGGGGGGAAATGTCCTACTACGCCAAAGACAGTCGGGAGGAAATTGTCCGCCATTCGTAATTGATATTTGCGTACTACAACTATGGAATTATGTCCACCATAAATAAGCGTTTAGTCATCATGAATCGGACCGCACAACAACGTTCCTCTAAAGTAGCGGTTCTCAACCTGGGGTACGTGACATTATCTCAAGGGGTGAacgaaaaaactatttttcgtttatttatattctaaattaatgtTTGGGGTACGTGAAATAGTGGTGAGAGAGGTCAAGGGGTACGTGAATGAAAATAGGTTGAGAACCGCTGCTCTAAAGTAACGGTTTGGTGCGCTTTATCTTCTTCAAAAATCATGGGGCCGTATTTTTTCGAGAACGAACGTGGACCATCTTGCagatatcatttataaaaattaaataacaaattaacacttctttaatgctattttatatactttcaggttatataaatatatttgttacttgtttggtttttatagttattttaaaatcgccCAATTCACTGCCCCACcttgtgtaatattaatataataatataatatatagccatataggtagcGATTAGCAACAATACGagtatagtaggtacacagtggtataaatattaacatgaaAAGGACCATATAAGCATAAACAGATGTCTGAAGCAGAATAGGTGTAAGAATAAgtcataaatgataattatatttttgaaatcattaTTCACGTAATTTCATGTGTGCTGAAATTGTGTGTTTTCATCAGAACATGACATTTAACAGCGCGCTGCAGCCCTGCAGGATAACCGTGAAGGAACATCCGGCACGTGCACATATCATATGTGttgtcaataaatttttacaatcttAACCAAACGTGAGACGTTTCCGCagactaggtatataatacctatattcttTTAACACAGATAGGCATACTCTGCTAGGAGAGCTGGTCCTCAGACCAACAAGAATTTGACAGACACAGTATTACAgagtttataacataataactcTCTAGCTATAATAGCTACCACAATACTGTTTTATTTACTGATATTTAGACTTGtaggaatatttttaaaacacttagAATGTTCACCAAAACCgtgttgaaattatttaaactccATTCACTGACCTGTACAACTGAATGTTCGCATCACTTAAcctaaattataggtattaatggtagtatataatatataggtaggtaatcataatataaaagtaaaaattattaatattcctttactttatagaataaaaaaagtacatttatCATCAGATTAATTAATGGTAGATAAttacatatacctaccatttattattgtaggtaaattaaaaataaatgataggtACGTATACAAAAGAACAAATATgggtattttttcaaaaaataggaTTTTGTTATTCTAAAGAGTTATTAGACTAACTTAATTCTGAGACTCTGAGTGGCTGTAAGTGagttacaaacaatatttgttattaaataattttacattaatatataaattgctaATTGTA from Aphis gossypii isolate Hap1 chromosome 1, ASM2018417v2, whole genome shotgun sequence includes these protein-coding regions:
- the LOC114132268 gene encoding uncharacterized protein LOC114132268 isoform X1; translation: MGRLRNYYITRFTIKTTVFYFNLINTIMAHHFKEEDIDEFRECFYLFAREGTINKLDELSVIMRSLGMSPTITELKKYFSENNGKLHFPEFLKVMHNHCRVEKLPNEILAAFKASDRQHSGTIHSKHLKHLLQGWGEHLNSKEVEQIFREANVHPNGKVNYDEFVKIACAPIPDYY
- the LOC114132268 gene encoding uncharacterized protein LOC114132268 isoform X2, whose protein sequence is MAHHFKEEDIDEFRECFYLFAREGTINKLDELSVIMRSLGMSPTITELKKYFSENNGKLHFPEFLKVMHNHCRVEKLPNEILAAFKASDRQHSGTIHSKHLKHLLQGWGEHLNSKEVEQIFREANVHPNGKVNYDEFVKIACAPIPDYY